Part of the Candidatus Limnocylindrales bacterium genome, GACCTATAGCTGGACGGGCCCGAGTGGTTTCACCTCCACTTCGCAGAATCCGTCGATCGCGAACGCGACGACAGCGGCCTCCGGGACGTACAGCGTCACCGTGACGGTGGGCGGATGCGTCTCGACGTCCGCGACGACGACGGCGACGGTAACCGGTAACGGGGGGAGCTGCGGAAGCCAGTCGTCGACAACCTGCGACGCGCCCGATACGTGCGGCGCCGGAGGCGTCTGCCAGACGAACTTCGCGACTTCAGGAACATCCTGCGGAGTCGCGGGCACCGTCTGCAAGAAGCAGGACACCTGCAACGGCTCGGGGAGCTGCATCGACAACGGCTTCCAGCCCACGACGACGACCTGCCGCGCTTCGGCGGTTCCTTGCGACGCGCCGGAGAGCTGCACGGGCTCGTCGAGCAACTGCCCGGCGGATGCTCTCGCCTCGACGACAACAGTGTGCCGGGCCTCCGGCGGAGTGTGTGACGTCGCGGAGCATTGCAACGGGACGATGGCGGCATGCCCGGCCGACGTGTTCGTCTCTGCCGGGACTACATGCCGGGCGAGCGCCGGCACCTGCGATTTCGCCGAGAGCTGTACGGGAACGGCCGCCGCCTGCCCGGCCGATGCTTTCAGCACGCTTCCATGCGACGACGGTCTCTACTGCACCGGCGACGATACTTGCTCGCAAGGTTCGTGCAGCTCGCATGCGGGCTCGCCATGCGGAACGAACGCGGAGTGCAACGAAGCGACCGACAGCTGCGACCCCTGCGCGCGACTGACGCTGCCGGCCACGGAAACGTGTTCGGTCGGGCAGCCCTGTACCGTTTCGATCGGCCTTGCGAGCGGCGGGTTGTCCGTAGGTGACGTTTCCTCCGAGCTCGTGGCCAATCCGGTCACGACTTGCACGACCGATTGCACTGTCGGAGCTGCGGCGGCCAACGGAACCTGCAGCGTCAATTCGGACTGCGCGTTCTCGGTAGCCGACATCACTCCTCCGCCGACGGCGTTCTCAGACGGCGAGATCGCAAGCGTGACCATCAACTGCTCGCAGGCAGGCAGTGGCACCCTCTGCATCGGCAACACCACTATGGCTACGCCGGCGCTCGATCCGGTACTGACATGCACCAGGCCGGAATGCGCTTCTTACCAGTGTGCGGGGCAATGCGAGCCGGGTGACTGCAACACGACGCCGGGCATCGACGCAGGCGACCCGATCGCGATCATTCACTGCGTCGTCGGGGACGCCAACCCGCTGTTCGATTGCACGTGCGGTGCGGACTGCAACTGCCAGAACGGAACCGACGTGGCCGACGTGATCTGCGCCGTGAAGCGACTCATCGGGGCGTTTTCGCCAGATACCTGCGCCGGCGCAGGGCCCAGTCCTTAGAGTCCGCCATCACGGCGGACGCGTACAGATCGGATCTACGGAGTATGGTTCGACCGAAGGCCTCTTGCTGCCGTCACACCTGACCAACGCCGGCCTTAGCGCCCGGCTTTGATCAGGTTCGCCACCGTGAACCAGTCGTCCTGCACGGACGTCGGCGCATCCATGCCGAGGTCGAGATACCAGCCCGGCTCCTTCTGGAACGCGAGGCCAGGAATCGCGACGCGGGTTCCGTGCATGAGCTGCGTGTCGATCACCGAGTACGCGTACGCGAACATGCGCGGCTCGGGGTACGAGAAGTCGACCTTCGGATTCGGCTTCTTGTCAACGCGGAAGCTGATCATCACGGTCTTCCAGAGCTGGCCGGCCGGATCCTGCAGATCCGAGTAGCCGATGATGTTCGACTCCTTGTCCACGTAGATCACGCGGCTCGAGTACGCGTAGCCCGGAAAGCGCGACTTGCCCTGCACGATGTAGACCGACGGGCGAAGCTCCCACGGCTCGCAGAACGTCATGCCGCCGTCCTTCGGGCAAAGCTGCGGAGGAAGCCGTACGCCGTGAAGCGACATCAGAAGAGGCTTTTCTCCGAGGAGCTTCCAGTCGAACCACGGGATCTGGCCCGCGTAGCCGCCGAAGCTGTCGACGTCGATATCCTGGCCGAAAAGCGCGTCACTTCGCTGCGTGCTCGACATGCGGCGAACGCGGCGCACGAACGGAAGGTACAGCCACGTGTCGTCCTGATGGGTCTGGTCCTGGTAGCGGAACGAGACGCCGCCGACGCCCTTCAGATCGAACGGCTCGATCAGAGGATAAAGACCGGCCTTGTGAAACGTCTTGTCGTTGTTCGGCAGAATGAGCGGCTTCGGGTCGTTCTTGATGCGGCCTTCGTAGCGGAAGATGCGCAGCCACTCGGGCACGAAGTGACGCTCGACGTTGTAGCGGCGGTTGCCGTTGGCATCGATGTAGAGCGAGCCCGTGTCGGCGTCGACCAGGTTGAGGTCGAGCGTCTCGGTGAAGTAATGCGTGCGCTCGAAGTTGTACATGATCTTCTGAGCGGCTTTGGGATCGTTGTTGTCGATGTTCGGGAACGGCTTTCCGGCAACCCAGTTGCGGATCATGTTGTCGTCGCCGATCGTGACCTGCGCCGAGTACTTCTCGGTGGCCGCTTTGTAGTCGGCCGGCACGTCGATCTTCTGGTAGGGAATCACGTCGATATCCATGCCGTTCTCGACGCACCAAAGAACGCCTGGGCTAACGAGATCCTTGACGCGCTCCGCATTTGTCTTGTCGATCTTGTCGCCGGGTTTCACCTCGTCGCCTTTGGCGCCTTTGGGAATCACCGGCTCGGCGATCGCGCCGTCGGCGGGCGGAGCCTTGATCGGCACGCGCCGCTTTTCGCCGTCGAGGCTTTCGGCATCGGTGTCGGCTGCGAAGGCGTGCAGCGGAACAACACCGGGAAGAACGACGAGCGTGTAAAGGATGGCAGCGAGCCACGAAGCCGCACTGCGCGACGAAAGGATACCGATCGGTCTGTGCATGCTGCGATGGTGCCCTACGAACATGTTGTAGGCAACGGGGACTGTCTTCGGGGAACGCCCCCGGCCGCGAGTTTTTTCACTGCCGGGCCGGCCGAAGGGATTTGCCCACGGCTCTGGCCGTGGCGAGGGGAAATGCCCAAGGCCAGATGACGCCCTTCCGGGTCCGCGGGGCGAGGCCAAATCTTAAAGGCGAGCAAATTCAGCGGGCCATCGCGGGAGCATCGACTCGCGGCTGCGCGGCACAGCCCTTGCTCTACACGACGCGTCGCCGCCGATACCTCCACCCGCCGATCAGGAATCGACTGGGAAGATGCCTCGAGCGGATCTGGAGAACGGCGACGAGAACCCCTCGGGAGGAGGAGGTTCGCCGTGGGCCGGTGTCTGTGTAGGAGCTGAACGTCCCGTCGCGCAACGCGACACTGAGACGCAAGGCTCCACCGCTTGCCGGGGAGTCGAAGGGTCGCGGTGAGGAGAAGGCCTGGAACGACCGGTGCATCGGGGGATGCATGCAGGATTTTCCAGGCTGGCCGCGACCCCGGGCAAGCAATACGCGGACGTTGGCCACCCGCCACGGCGATCCTCGAGGAGGG contains:
- a CDS encoding DUF1329 domain-containing protein; the encoded protein is MHRPIGILSSRSAASWLAAILYTLVVLPGVVPLHAFAADTDAESLDGEKRRVPIKAPPADGAIAEPVIPKGAKGDEVKPGDKIDKTNAERVKDLVSPGVLWCVENGMDIDVIPYQKIDVPADYKAATEKYSAQVTIGDDNMIRNWVAGKPFPNIDNNDPKAAQKIMYNFERTHYFTETLDLNLVDADTGSLYIDANGNRRYNVERHFVPEWLRIFRYEGRIKNDPKPLILPNNDKTFHKAGLYPLIEPFDLKGVGGVSFRYQDQTHQDDTWLYLPFVRRVRRMSSTQRSDALFGQDIDVDSFGGYAGQIPWFDWKLLGEKPLLMSLHGVRLPPQLCPKDGGMTFCEPWELRPSVYIVQGKSRFPGYAYSSRVIYVDKESNIIGYSDLQDPAGQLWKTVMISFRVDKKPNPKVDFSYPEPRMFAYAYSVIDTQLMHGTRVAIPGLAFQKEPGWYLDLGMDAPTSVQDDWFTVANLIKAGR